Proteins co-encoded in one Zerene cesonia ecotype Mississippi chromosome 3, Zerene_cesonia_1.1, whole genome shotgun sequence genomic window:
- the LOC119839465 gene encoding unconventional myosin-Ib-like: MAEPEAASAGLADAVLLAPLTEDSFLHNLHTYVGNALVSVNPCRPLPLYSAELCAVVAGAGGAGGGAGGAGGGPAGAALAAAGTLLEAFGNAATARNHNASRFGKLLDIEFDFKGEPVGGHLTHYLLEKERVASVAEGERNFHVLYQLLAGADAHLLKRLKLQRSWETYRVLVGRAEGEGAPASPRRAPPPAPPGPHDPHADRDHFAFTKAAMNALGFSAAECGAVLRVLAFLLKLGNVQFEPHHHIDGSIGTRLVHEYEMREACALVGVDADALALALGAAPLAEPLAEPPPHGTPAPHTVYYVLHTAHSILYIFIFLMLCGGQLIKLTDPRRRKKKNRNLLNTNLL; encoded by the exons ATGGCGGAGCCCGAGGCGGCGTCCGCCGGCCTCGCTGACGCCGTGCTGCTGGCACCACTCACCGAGGACTCCTTCCTGCACAACCTGCAT aCATATGTGGGTAATGCCTTGGTGTCGGTGAACCCCTGTCGACCACTGCCACTCTACTCGGCTGAACTT TGCGCGGTGgtggcgggcgcgggcggcgcggggggcggcgcgggcggcgcggggggcggGCCGGCCGGCGCCGCGCTGGCGGCCGCGGGCACGCTGCTCGAGGCGTTCGGCAACGCCGCCACGGCGCGCAACCACAACGCGAGTCGCTTC GGCAAGTTATTAGACATAGAATTCGATTTTAAAGGCGAACCGGTCGGCGGACACCTGACGCATT ACCTTTTGGAAAAG GAGCGAGTGGCGAGCGTGGCGGAGGGCGAGCGCAACTTCCACGTGCTGTATCAACTGCTCGCCGGCGCCGATGCGCACCTGCTCA AACGGTTGAAGCTGCAGCGGTCTTGGGAGACGTACCGCGTGCTGGTGGGGCGCGCGGAGGGCGAGGGCGCGCCCGCGtcgccgcgccgcgcgccgccgcccgcgccgcccggcCCGCACGACCCGCACGCCGACCGCGACCACTTCGCCTTCACCAAG GCGGCGATGAACGCGCTGGGCTTTAGCGCGGCCGAGTGCGGCGCCGTGCTGCGCGTGCTCGCCTTCCTGCTGAAGCTGGGCAACGTGCAGTTCGAGCCGCACCACCACATCGACGGCTCCATCGGCACGCGCCTGGTGCACGAGTACG AAATGCGCGAGGCGTGCGCGCTGGTCGGCGTGGACGCGGACGCGCTGGCGCTTGCGCTCGGCGCCGCGCCGCTCGCCGAGCCGCTCGCCGAGCCGCCGCCGCACGGTACGCCCGCCCCACACACTGTGTACTACGTGTTACATACTGCACacagcatattatatatttttatttttttaatgctttgtGGAggacaattaattaaattgaccgACCCGCGAAggcgcaaaaaaaaaaaccgaaatttacttaatactaatttattgtaa